GACAGCTTCCGCGCGCGCATCATCTCCGGCGCCGCCGCGCTCACCACCAGCACCTCCTACGAGCTGCAGAGCCTCGCCGACCTGGCgttgttggaataagccacggcgtgtgtggtcgggttcgtcgggcgcgtcgggtgcgcgcgggacgggcGGGACATACTGGTGCCGTCGGGCTCGTCGGGTTTGTCGGGCGTGTCGGTGACGCGCGGGACGgacgggacgtgcgggacgcagcaGCGTGGCGTGTGTGTATGGGCAGTGTATGAAccatgtgtgtatgcgtgtgtgcgcATGTATGTGTGTGGTGTAGTGGCCACGGTAAACAGGCTAGGCTGTTGATCCGTTGCGAGCCGGACGCGGCGTGCGCGTTGAGCACGTCGTGGGCATGCGGATAGCACCCGTGCATGCAGCAGGGTGGAGTGGGCTGCGTCTTGGTGGAAGCGTGGGCGGTGCGTTTGCTGCTAAGACTATAAAGCCGGCTGTAATCCTGTGTATCGTGGGGGAAGTGCTAGCCAGTTTgatataaaagaaaaggctgtacGTGCGGCCGGAAAAAAAACTGTGCGTCTTCTACCTCCAGCTACGAGAGAGAGAGCTGCAACAACAATTGGTATACAGAGCTTCGGTTCGGGcgatcaccggcgaccatggcgctcgtcccacacggcggtggcgcgggcggatcggcgacgatggcgatgccgatgctgaccgcggacaactacacggtctgggccatcaaggcgcaggcgatcctcgacgtccacaccgtatgggaggcggtggcgccgggcgaCGCGGCAGTGAACGCGCGGAAGGACAAGATGGCGCGTGCGTTGCTTCTCGGGGCGTTGCCGGAGGATGTGCTGCTGCAGGTGTCGACGAAGCTCACCgccagggaggtatgggactccctgaaggtgaggttcgtcggcgccgatcGGGTCCGTGCGGCAAGGCTGGGGACGCTGCGCGGCGAATTCGACCGGATGAAGATggcggacggcgaggagctcgatgtgtacggcgggaggctcgcggcgatggcggcgaggtatgCCAACCTCGGGGAGACGCTGGGCGACGCAGCACTTGTCAAGAAGTTGCTGGATACGGTGCCGGATCGcctcttccccgtcgtcgccggcatcgagcagttccacgacgtgacgacgatggcgttcgacgaagcgctcgggcggctgcgtgcgttcgacgagcgggttcggcgccgtggacaagacGGTGGCGAGCGCGGGGGTGAGCAGCTGCTCATGACGGCGGCGCAGTGGGCAGCGCGGGAGCGTCGACACGGCGGTGctcgggacgacgacgacgggcgcagCGTGGCGTCGGGGAGCGGCGGCAACAGGCGCAGGCGCTGCTACAAGTGCGGGGAGCACGGGCACTTCCGGCGCGAGTGTCCGCAGCTGCGGAAAGGACCGGCGGCGGAGCAGGCTCTCTTGGCCGGTGCCAACGTCGACGACGACGGACTCCTCTAGGCCGTGGCTTAGGGGGtgtgtgttggaataagccacggcgtgtgtggtcgggttcgtcgggcgcgtcgggtgcgcgcgggacgggcGGGACATACTGGTGCCGTCGGGCTCGTCGGGTTTGTCGGGCGTGTCGGTGACGCGCGGGACGgacgggacgtgcgggacgcagcaGCGTGGCGTGTGTGTATGGGCAGTGTATGAAccatgtgtgtatgcgtgtgtgcgcATGTATGTGTGTGGTGTAGTGGCCACGGTAAACAGGCTAGGCTGTTGATCCGTTGCGAGCCGGACGCGGCGTGCGCGTTGAGCACGTCGTGGGCATGCGGATAGCACCCGTGCATGCAGCAGGGTGGAGTGGGCTGCGTCTTGGTGGAAGCGTGGGCGGTGCGTTTGCTGCTAAGACTATAAAGCCGGCTGTAATCCTGTGTATCGTGGGGGAAGTGCTAGCCAGTTTgatataaaagaaaaggctgtacGTGCGGCCGGAAAAAAAACTGTGCGTCTTCTACCTCCAGCTACGAGAGAGAGAGCTGCAACAACAGGCGTGGCGCACGGGGCCGGTCGTGGCCACCAGCGCCGGGATGCAGGTGGCCGTGGACTGGAACGCCGCGACGAGCGACTACAGGAAGAACAGCACGGTGCGCGTGCTGACGCAGTGCGCGCgggaccgcatggcggaggagtgCGCGTGGTGCGTCCAGTACTCGGCGCGGGTGGCGGAGACCTGCGCCTGGTCCTGGTGCCCCCGGCACTCGGCGCGGGCGGGGGACACCTGCTGCTGGGGCCTCGACGCGTGGCGCGACGGCGTGGCGGGCGCCGTCGTCGGCTTCGACTGCTACCTGCGCTTCAacgtcgccgtcgccaccgccactTCCACTGCGCCGGCGCGGGTGCCCCTGCTACAAAGGCTCGGCGAGCAGAGCACGCTGCACGCTCTCGTCTTCATCTTCTTGGCTATGGGTTGATTGGATCAACGAACCGGCCGCTGGGCGATCTGCAGCAACAATGTACCACTCCAGTAGTCTAGTCCGGGACAAGAGTCAGGACACCATCTCATTTCATTTCCATTGTGCGTCGTCTGTAAATAATCGTGCACTAATGGAGGAGTAGTACTAGTACCGACTGTTGATGCCGGAGTGGACGATCCAGAAACGATAATCAAGCCTAATTAGTCGTTCCGTACCGCGCGTCCGCCGACGCGTAGTGTGTTCCGCCGCCGGGGCGAGCACTTCCCGGCGAGGTCCACCTCCAACACCTGGGGTCATGTGCCACGAGTACAGGAAGGCGCACAGGGGGCATGCTTTATTTTCGAGATGGCTTGCTTCTTTTTTGGGGAAAGGAGTGACCACGCGGACACAGAATAAACAAAATcgacaaaaaaatcaaaaaattacaAAATCTAGGAGAAATATTGACAAAAGTTTTAAGTGATTGCAAAAGTTCATCACGAAATCACATTTCTAAAAGGCGTGGCAAAAAAATCAGtactctgaaaatgctactttcGAAAGCATTTTAGAGCACTAAATTTGTTTTTTCTaccacgccttacaggaatgtgattccATTACGAgtttttgcaagcacttaaaacttttgtcaatgtttctctaaaaaaaattggatttttgtaaaaaaaattgattttactgttcaccgagctcatttgagctcgggagcagaaaggcaCTTTCGTGACCACACCCATGTTGCCCcggccggttggggctggatgaacaggaccccatgaaggctggaggaagtcgatgatggatgaacagtaaccggtggagcCTCAAGgaagttgacggtggatgaacagtagcccatggagttgaaagtgcgttatatcgactagagggggggtgaataggcgatttttatgaaagtcttcaaaacgtggaagttatgaagacaaacgatagaaataaacctattaccatgcagcggaaggtagactacactagacaagccatagtcaagtattcaatgaagtgaaagcacaatgacttaatagcagcaatgtagtaaggatcaggtaggaagatattatgaagccatacagagcatgcagtcactcagtgaagacaaaagatagtgcgaacatacaatgacttcacaaggagcaacagtaagtaaagggaagggaagatgaaaccagtaactcgttgaagacaatgatttgttggaccaattccagttgctgtgacaactgtacgtctggttggggtggctaggtatttaaaccttaggacacacagtcccagacacccagtcctgaacacgcagctcaggacactcagtcctcaccgtattccccttgagctaaggtcacacagacctcgcctaatcactctggtaagtcttcaaggtagactcccaaaccttcacagacttcgttcactggcaatccacaatgtctcttggatgctcagaacgcgacgcctaaccggctggaggatgcacagtcctcaagtgtaataagtcttcagatcacacagacaagaagacttaagtgatgcccaattctctctggctctgggtggttagggctttatcctcgcaaggaattctctctcaaaggcttcgaggtgggttgctctcaaacgacaaaagccgtattctcaatctgagcagccaaccgtttatggttgtggggggtgggctatttatagccactttggcaacccgacctgatttgtccgaaatgaccctagggcagtaaggaactgacacgtgttccaacggtcagatttcaaactcacacggcaactttacttgggctacaagcaaagctgacatgtccgactctggacaagatttgctctcatagccttcactcgaagacataggtttttggttaggcatcacttcagtcagtctgactggttctattggaccccacttaacagtacggtggttcctatgactcaacacaaaagaaaaagaactacgaaagatctaagtcttcgaccTCCATAGGCTTTATGTGGTGTcctctcttgtcatagtcttcaatatgaatatcttcatataccacctttgacttcaatgtcttcatacatttttagtggtcatctctggtaggaaaaccgaatcaatgagggacttctacctgtgttatcctgcaattctcacaaacacattagtccctcaactaggtttgtcatcaatactccaaaaccaactaggggtggcactagatgcacttacaatctccccctttttggtgattgatgacaaactagttgaagttttcaacggggaatataacctgtgaaattgtaaaggataaggaattgtcttcataggttgcaagggctccccctgaagatgtgcatataggtaatttgcttttggaatgcaaatgcacatggcaggttgtacttgtggagatccacttcaacttatgatgacaatacactatgcatgtgaaagtatatgaagataatgacatgcataatagaaaatggacgtctgcagaatgatctaagtgcggaatttatagtcgcacatgcggaatttatcatcgcaaaacaaagtggcagataagtagcagacgaccatcgagtttaagtgttacaactcaaagaaccaaatgtagcaaaacgagagttgtaagcacgaagcaaaatataaagcacccgcccatatggacccgcttgaagactatcaacctcatatgcttctcccccttttgtcagtaaggaccaaaaaggtttaaaggcatagagcatctactcattcccaggcggagtaggtgaagtagcagggtcattggtggtgtttggcggtactgaagagcttggagcagagttgacgcgtgctgaaggaggtggtggtgaagtagcatcatcttcatcctcgataactctggcagtcactgttgcagcagatgaagagaactcagagtcttcaagggatgaagttcctagcagcacagctcttcgaggaggtgtgaagtcaaacttgaatcgctcagtgaagccatcctcttggagatcatcttcagaacacatcatcgttagccctttccatgtacggcgacaggtttcatgggcaacgaaagcattcttggtggcaagattgcgaatgcgattaacttccaccaagaggcttttgatctgacgcttcagccagtcatgatgcctatcctgtttctaatgaagagccacaagaagctctcggtcgttgagaacacgagtgcgcttcttgggtcttggagcagttgtactatcagtggcttcagtagacgcagggtgtggtgcacgtgtagtgccagccaaaggatacacccgagtgattgcttcaactccttcaatgttttgtgagaaactctgatgctctgcattctgaagacttagaggttcctttgtaggctcaggatagatggcttcaatagagatatccacatcaggcagaaaaatcctatgattgcgagcagatggctgatatgagatatcatagtgaagtttaattagccgcattacccatggggcatagaacttcaagctAAACAGATCAGAGcccgatgcagcaagttggcggatgaataagtcctatgcattgaagcattttccatgaaaaatatagaagaccaaagtcttcattgcaccctcaagcttggcatttggagagtgccctttgatgggccagagagttcgcctaatgatgtgatagatggttcgtggcaggtactcaaagtcttcaacg
The window above is part of the Triticum aestivum cultivar Chinese Spring chromosome 2A, IWGSC CS RefSeq v2.1, whole genome shotgun sequence genome. Proteins encoded here:
- the LOC123184993 gene encoding uncharacterized protein, producing MASSAPPFLLLLLLLFVLVAAAAASEERPRVTPTFIHCHPAQATANASSAKNATAFQANVMPLLAKLPSAAAPMGFASLGSAGVVGRDRAFVRGLCFGHATPSQCRECLAAAAKKLADACGARGRRAGVWTDGCFASYADANDSSPYSDSFRARIISGAAALTTSTSYELQSLADLAWRTGPVVATSAGMQVAVDWNAATSDYRKNSTVRVLTQCARDRMAEECAWCVQYSARVAETCAWSWCPRHSARAGDTCCWGLDAWRDGVAGAVVGFDCYLRFNVAVATATSTAPARVPLLQRLGEQSTLHALVFIFLAMG